ACCGAGGACGTTGTCGCTCAGGCCCCTGACGCAGACACTGGCCGCCCACTCTTCCGGCGTGCAGGACCTGTGGTTTGCCAGATCCTATCTGCTCAAACCGCTGGTCATCCTCTGCCTGTCTCTATTCTGGCTGCTGTCCGGCCTCGTACCGCTGCTGAACATCAACGGAGCTGCAGCGCATTTTCTGCCCTTCATGCCGCAGGCGCCGGCGGTCACGCTCACACTCGCCACCTGCCTCCTCGATATCGCCCTCGGCGTCACCGTCCTGCTGCGGCCGCTCGCCAGAAAGGCGCTCATCGGCATGCTGCTGGTCAGCGCCGCTTACCTTGCTGGCGGCAGCCTGCTGGAGCCGGGCCTGTGGCTCGATCCGCTCGGTCCCTTGGTCAAGGTTCTGCCTTCCATAGCCCTGACACTTGTCGCCCTTGCCACGCTGGATGAACGCTGATGACGCTTGAGGAACTGCTGCGGCTTGCCCATGTCATCGGCGCAACGGTGCTGTTCGGCACCGGCGCGGGCATCGCATTTTTCATGGTCATGGCGCGGCGAACCGCAAACCCGGCGCTGATCGCGCATGTGGCAGGCACCGTCGTTATCGCCGATACGATCTTCACCGCCACGGCGGCGATCATCCAGCCGGTGACGGGCTATCTTCTCGTGCGCATCATCGGCTGGCCGCTGACCGAAGGCTGGATCGCCCTTTCGCTTGGCCTTTATGTCTTCACCGGCATTTTCTGGCTGCCGGTGGTGTGGATCCAGATCCAACTGCGCAATATCGCCAGAGACTGCGCCGCCACGGGACAGGCCCTGCCAGCGCAATGGTTCCGCCTTTACCGCATCTGGTTCGCCTGCGGTTTCCCCGCCTTCTTCGCGGTCCTCGGCATCATCTGGCTGATGCTCACCAAACCGGATATCACCCTGTTCGGCTGATGCCGCTCAATGGGCCGCCTGCTTTTCGACAAGCTGCGCCAGCTGCTCCGCAACCGTGTTCCAGCCATCGAAGAACCCCATCTCCGCGTGCTTGTCGCGATCCACAGAGTTTCTGTGCATGGCATAGGCCACATATTCCATACCCTCCGGGTGATCACGGAAAGTCATCACGGCGGTGAGGAACGGGCGGGCGGAGGGGCGAAAGCCGGAGGTCAGCGCATCGGTGAAAACCAGACGCTCGCCGTCATCCACAGCCAGGAAACAGCCACTGATATGGTCACCGAATGCCGCGCCATCCTCGCTGTAGCGCGTCTCAAAAGCGCCGCCGGGGTGAAGCTCCATTTTCTCGATGCGGCACTGGCCGGGATGTGGCACCCACCATTGTTCAAGGCTGTTCTTGTCCACCCATGCATTCCAGACAAGCCGGCGCGGCGCCCTGATGATGCGTGAAATCTTCAGGTCGAGATCGGGATTGAAAGTCTCGGTCATTGGTCATTCTCCCCTTTTCCTGACGCTCTATCCTGTTGCGCCATGACGAATTGTTCGAGCCGGTCCGTGCGGCCTTCCCAGATGGCGCGCTGTTGCGACAGCCAGCCATCCAGCATGGAAAACCGCTGTTTCTCCAGCGTGCAGAACCGCACCCGGCCCTGCTTGCGGGTGACGATCAGCCCCGCCTCTTCCAGCTGGCGGATATGTTTCATGAAGGACGGCAACGCCATGTCGAAAGGTTCGGCCAGCGTTCCGATGCTCGCTTCCCCACCGCCCAGCCTCAGGATCACCGCCCTGCGGGTCGGATCGGCAAGAGACTGGAAGATATCGTCGAGCGCGTCTGAATAGTTTTCCATAAGGCTAACTATCACGATAAGATACTTAGCTCAATGGATAAGTTTTAAAATCGCAAAAATCGTGTCGCGACAGGGAATAAACCCGCCGCCTGCGGTGTCTCTTGATCTGTTGGCGGCAAAGCCCGCCCGAACCAAGGAGGATATGTCCATGAAGATCCGCTTTATCGTTCCCGCCCTCATTCTGGCTTTTGCCGGAACGGCCTATGCGGCCCCGGCGGTCGAAACGGTCAAGACCGACAAAGGCAATGTACTTGCCGGCGAAAAAGGCATGACGCTCTACACTTTCAAGAACGATAAGAAGGGCGTATCCAATTGTTATGACAAATGCGCGGTGAACTGGCCGCCGTTTTTCGCAGCCACTGGCGCCAAGGCCGAGGGGGCCTATACGACCGTGACGCGCAAGGACGGCAAGATGCAATGGGCAAAGGACGGCATGCCGCTCTATTACTGGGTCAAGGACATGAAAAAAGGCGACGCCACCGGTGACGGTATGAACGGTGTATGGGATGCCGCAAAACCCTGATGGCATGAATGGCAAAACGCGGGGGAGCCTCTCCCCCGCAGCCGGCACCTTCGAAGCGGAGGTTCTGGCGCTGATACCCATGCTGCGCCGTTATTCCCGCAGCCTTTCCCGCTCGGATGCAGATGGCGAAGACCTTTTGCAGGACTGCGTGGAAAAAGCGCTCGTCAATAAAAGGCAATGGCGCGGAACGGGTTTGAAATCATGGGCTTACACGATAATGACGAATCTTTATCGCAACCGCCACCGCGCCGAGAAACGCCACCCGTCCGAAAGCCTTGATGGCCATGAGACCATCGCCGTCACCGATCAGCTATCCGATACGCTGGAGAATGATCGGCTGCACGGCGCGCTCGCGCTTCTTTCGCCTGATATGCGGGCGGTTTTGATGCTGGTGACGGTGGAAGGCTACAGCTACCAGGAGGCGGCCGAGATGCTATCGATCCCGCTCGGCACCGTCATGTCCAGACTGTCCCGCGCCCGCGAAACCCTTCGCCAGCAGTTGGCGGCGGACAATATCATTCCCCTGCGGAGACCACGATGAAACGGCCCGATGCCATAACCGAAGACGACCTGCACGCCTATGTCGACGGGCTTCTTTCCGACGATGACCGCGCGGCTGTCGAGGCGTGGCTCGCAGAAAGACCTGAAGAACAGGCCCGCGTGCGGGACTGGAAACAGCAGGCCGACATTCTTCGCAATGCCTTCGCTTCCTACGCCGCCGCCCATCCGCACGACGCATCGATGCTCAGCCCACCAAAACCGGACCGTACCTGGCGGCTGAAACCGGCTATTGCCAAAATAGCGGCCGCCCTCATGATCTTTGCTGCGGGCGCCGCAGCTGGCCGGCTTCTGCCGCCATCCGCCTCCACACCGCAGGACGTGACGCTGGCGTCGTTGACGACGGATATTCCGGCACAGGCAAAATCCGCCTATCTCATCTATGCAAGCGAAGTGCGCCACCCCGTCGAAGTTGGCGCGGGAGAGCAGCAGCATCTCGCGACATGGCTCGGCAAGCGGCTCGGTTATCCCTTTGCGATCCCTGATCTTTCCAGGATAGGATACGATCTCGTCGGCGGGCGTCTCATCCCCGTCAGCGGCAAGCCGGGCGCGATGCTGATGTATCAGGACAAGACGGGCCGCCGGGTGACGGTACTGATCGGCCATAATGAGGAAAACCGCACCACCAGTTTCCGCATGGCAAGCGCCGACGGCATCGAGACTTTCTACTGGATCGACAACGAACTCGGTTACGCGGTGTCGGCCGAACTGACACGCGACGAGGTGCAGGCAATCGCCGAGGAATGTTACCGGCAATTCCCCACGTGAAGGCTGTTATTTCAGCATTGGCCAGAGGCTGATGACGAGCAGCACGGCCATGGTGATATTGAACCATTTGAGCCGGACCGGCACGGACAGCCAGTCGCGCAGCGCAGAGCCGAAACCTGCCCAGGTGGACACGCTGGGAAGATTGACGGCGGCGAAGGCCACGCCAACCACCAGAACAGTGACGAAATATTGCGCCTCGTTGGTGTAGGTCGCCATTGCCGTCACCGCCATTACCCAGGCTTTCGGATTGACCCACTGAAAGGCTGCGGCGGCAAGGAAGCTCATCGGCCGCGATGCGGCCGTTCCTTCATTCAGGCTGCGGGAAGTGCCGATCTTCCAGGCGATCCAGACGAGATATAGCCCGCCGGCGAATTTCAGCCCGGTATAGAGCAACGGCACGGAATGCAGCACCGCACCAAGGCCAAAACCGACGCCGATCAAAAGCGACAGAAACCCCGCGCCGATACCCAGCATATGCGGGATGGTGCGGCGGAACCCGAAATTCACGCCTGACGTAAACAACATCATGTTGTTCGGGCCGGGCGTGATGGACGTGGTGAAGGCAAACAACACCAGTGCAGCGAAGGTTTCAACGGTCATGGTTTCTCCTGTGAAAGAGACCCTAGCCACACGACCACTATCAAACCAGCCCGGCAGACCGATGGCCGGGGTCAATTTTTTTGATGGATCGATCCCGCCCGTGCCGGGTTTGAGAAGTCGGCACAAAGGGCTATTCTCCCCCGACAACCGCTGGAGCGAAACAATGTATGACGACATTCCTTCCGTTACCCTGCCATCCGGAAAAGAGGTTCCAGCCCTTGGCCTTGGCACCTGGAACATGGGAGAAAACAGATCGTCGGCGCCTCAGGAGATCGAGAGCATCCGCAAGGCGATCGATCTTGGCATGACGCTGATCGATACGGCCGAAATGTATGCCGATGGCCGATCCGAAGAGGTGGTCGGCACGGCAATTGCCGGCCGCCGTGACGACGTGTTTCTGGTCAGCAAGGTCTATCCGTGGAACGCCAGCGACAAAGGCACGGTGGAGGCCTGCGAGCGCAGCCTTGCAAGGCTCGGCACCGATCATATCGATCTTTATCTGCTGCACTGGCGCGGCGAGCACCCGCTGACCGAAACCGTGGCGGCTTTCGAAAGACTGAAGAGCGACGGCAAGATCGGCGACTGGGGCGTCTCCAATTTCGATACCGACGACATGGAAGAACTTTTCGCGGTTCCCGATGGCAAAAACTGCGCCGCCAATCAGGTACTTTACAACCTGTCGCGGCGCGGCCCCGAGTTTTCGCTGCTGCCCTGGTGCCAGGAGCGCGGCGTGCCGCTGATGGCCTATTCGCCCATCGAGCAGGGCCGCATCCTGAAGAACCACGAACTCATCCGCATCGCCAAGGCCTATCAGGCGACGCCGGCGCAACTGGCACTGGCCTTTCTGCTGGAAAGAGATGGCGTCATCGCCATCCCGAAATCCGCCAGCGCCTCCCGTGTGGAAGAGAACCGCGGCGCGACCGATCTTGAAATAACCGACGAAGACTGGACGGCCCTCGACGCCGCCTTCCCGGTGCCAACGCGCAAGACAGCCTTGGAAATGCTCTGAGAGAACATGGCCTTAAGAGGCGTTCCGGAATCAGGTGCTGAAGCGGTTGAATCGAAATATGAGAACCAGATCGATACCGCGCGTGCACAGAAACCGGCAATGACGGCGCGGCAAACCGCGCCGTCCGGTAGATGCGCTACCCCGTTCTATGATGGTATGCGGTGCTCATAGTCTTTCTTGAGTTCCAGCCATGTATCCCAGAAGGGGCCTGGCTCTTTTTCCTGAAGACGGGCGGCGAGAATATCGAGATGCGTGTGCCAGCCGGCGCTGATATTGAGTTTGCTATTCCGATCCCCCAGCCGGCGGTGGATGAGCGTCAGAAGCACCTGCTTGCCCAAAGCCTGAAGCTCGATCGAAACCTCAGCGCCCTCACCCCAAGTGAAGACGAGGCGATGTGGCGGAACGACGGTAATGATGCGCGAGGCCATCTTGTGTTCTTCCGAAAAACCTTCCGGGCGGTGACCCGGCGGATCGGAAAGCTCGTCATTGCGCCAGACCAGTTCGAACGGTGCATCAGGCGCAAGTTTCATTTCACCGGAGGCCAGCCAGCGGCGGCGAAGCTCGCTTTGTGTCAGAAAGGCCCAGACCCGGTCGATCGGCCCCGGCAACAGCCGTTCGATCTTCAGCGTCGCGGGTTCGACAAGTTGGCCATAGGCGTCAGGCACTGCAATATCAGTCATTGTCATTTCCTCCATCTGCAGGGGATTTTCCCTGATCTTCCTCCCTGAGCATCTGCTCAAGAATATCGAGGCGGCTGTTCCAGAACTGCCGGTAGTAATCCAGCCACTCCTGCGCGTTTGCCAGAGGTTCCGGCGCCAGGTGGCAGATATGGGTGCGCCCCCTCACCTCCCGGCGGATAAGCCCGGCATTCTCCAATGCCTTGATGTGCTTGGAGGCTGCTGCAAGCGAGATGTCGAACGGCGCGGCCAACTGGGTGACCGTCCGCTCGCCACGGGAAAGCTCGCGCAACATCGTGCGCCGCGTCGCGTCGCCAAGAGCATGAAAGACAGTGTCGAGTTGTGGAACAGATAATTCAACCATGTTGTTGAATATAGGCTGCCGATCCAGAAAGTCAACCATATGGTTGAATATAAATCCCACTCACGGAATGCACTGGAATAGCGACGGCAAACCGCGGGCCAAACGGCTGGCAACAGCAGATCGAGCTTTCGGGACGCTATCGGATTGCGAGAAACTCCATTGCCAGCCGTGTCGGCTTTGAAATGTAGACATCGAATTGCAGGAGTGAAACATATGCGCGGGTGCACACCAATATATAAAAGTTCTAATAAGCATAAAGCAATGCAAACAAAAACGTAGATTGATTAGATTGCGCGATTTATATTTACAAGAACGCAACCGGAATGCGTGATGATACTGGAATATTCATCAGGATCACCAGTATTATGATCGGGAAATATACCAACCAGATGCAAGCGGCCATCCTTTTGGACGGCGACATCGCCTCCTCACCATTGCCGGACCTGGCCAAGCAGTTCCAGACCGTGTTCAATCGGCTCGGTATCGGCCTGACGTGCCCCGCAATATCGCCGGCTTATGTGCAGATGTTCGGGCCGAACGATCTCCAGATCGCTGTCGAGTTCATGACGGGTCCGGCGGATCATGGCGTTTTCGCCCCCACTCTTGGCTCCCCAATCTCGAACATGCTTGTGCCCGATGCCGCAGAACGGATCCGGCGTCACAAAGCCCATATACTGGTCTATGTCCAGCACGGTGTGTTTGGCGGAGTGATGCAGGAAAAGGGTATTGCTGACCTGTTCAACCAGATCGGCATGCACCAGCCGGGCCATTCGCTTGCCGAGTTTCTCGAGCGGATCAGGGCTCTGTCGATCGCCTGCGAAACGATCTGCGCAAGCACACCGGCGCGCCTTGTCCACTGGACGCAGAGCAACATGGTGTTTCCTGCGGAGAGTTTCACAACATTTGTGGAAGAGCCGATAGGCCCGCTGACAGTTCATCCCCGCATTTACAGTGAAGCGCCGCCGCGAGGCACCACGGAACAATGCATCGGCATTCACACTCTGGGAGCAGCAGACTATATTGGGCGGGAAATCCATATGGAAGCCGCGCCGGTTCCCTGGACGGAGCTATATGCGGGCGCCTTGAGTTTCATCAAAATCGCGACCCATAAAAACGGCTATATCATCCCCGATAACGACACCTTCGGGATAGAAGACGATTCCGTTTCCTTCCGAGTTCGCCATGTCGAAGCGAACGCCGAACAAGGCCTACCAGATCACTACCAACTAACCCTTCGATATTCCCGCGAACATGGCTATACGACGCAGGATGCCAAACGCCGGCTGGCGGTTCCGGGTGGCGTCAACGGCGTTGAACGGCTGATCGGCACGGCAACGCCGGAAGCACGGGCCGAACTTCGCAAAATGCGCGAAAGCGAAGCGCTTGCCGAAGGTATAGGCGGCCGTCTCGTCGTGACCCGGCCTGCGGATGAGCCACCGCAGCCTTCCGGTCGGAGCGGAACCGCACGCATCATTCCTTTTGGAAAACGCACCGGACGGTAGTTGGAAAAACAAAAGCCCGCGACATAGCGCGGGCTTGAATAATTCCGGGGCACTTGCTTCGAGTACGGGGCTTACATCCCCTGAGAGCCACGGTTCATCGCGGCAATACCCGTGCGGCAGATCTCGATCAGGCCGAGTGGCTTGATGATGGCGACGAACTGGTCGATCTTCGACGACTTGCCGGTGATTTCGAAGATGAAATGCTCGACAGTCGCGTCCACCACCTTGGCCTGAAACGCATCGGCAAGGCGCAGCGCTTCGGCGCGAACTTCGCCCGTACCAGCCACTTTGATCAGCGCCACTTCGCGCTCGATCGGCCGCTCCTGTCCCAGTTCGCGGGCGCGAACGGTGAGGTCGAGAACCCGGTGCACCGGCACGATGCGCTCAAGCTGCGCCTTGATCTGCTCCAGTACGATCGGTGTGCCGCGCGTGACGATGGTGATGCGCGACAGATGCGCCTCGTGTTCCGTTTCCGAAACCGTCAGGCTTTCAATGTTGTAACCCCGGCCGGAAAACAGGCCGATGACCCGGGCGAGAACGCCCGGCTCGTTGCTGACGAGAACCGACAGCGTGTGATTTTCGACAGCAGCCGTTTCCTTCTGGATGAAATAGGCGGAGCCGGTGGGTTGTAGGTGTGCGTTCATGTCCTTTTCCTCTCCCGGCTCAGACTAGCTGGCGGCCCTTGGCGTCAATGGCGTTGGCAACAGCTTCATCCGTCGCCTCATCCGGCAACAGCATCTCGTTATGGGCTTTACCAGACGGGATCATCGGGAAGCAATTGGCAAGATTGGCAACGCGGCAATCGAAGATGACAGGCTTGTTGACGGCAATCATCTCGGCGATCTTGTCGTCCAGCTCCTTCGGGTCGTCGCAATACATGCCGACCGCGCCATAGGCTTCCGCCAGCTTGACGAAATCAGGCATGGCTTCGGTATAGGAGTTGGACAGACGGTTGCCGTGCAGCAGCTGCTGCCACTGCCGCACCATGCCCATATACTGGTTGTTGAGGATGAAAATCTTCACCGGCAGACCATACTGGATGGCGCAGGACATTTCTTGAATGCACATCTGGATCGAGGCATCACCGGCAATGTCGATGACCAGCGCTTCGGGATGTGCGACCTGCACGCCGATGGCCGCCGGAAGGCCATAACCCATGGTGCCAAGACCGCCCGAGGTCATCCAATGGTTCGGCTCCTCGAAGCCGAAGAACTGTGCCGCCCACATCTGGTGCTGGCCGACTTCGGTCGTGATGTAGGTGTCGCGTCCCTTCGAAGCCTCATAAAGCCGCTGCAAGGCATATTGCGGCATGATGACGTCTTTGGAATTCTTGTAGGCGAAGGAATTGCGGGCGCGCCAGCGCTCGATCTGCGACCACCAGTCGGCCGTCTGGGCTTTCTCCGGCTTCTTCGGCAAAGCGCGCCACAAGCGAACCATATCTTCCAGGACATGGCCGACATCACCGATAACAGGCACATCGACACGAACCGTCTTGTTGATCGAGGACGGGTCGATATCGATATGGATCTTCTTGGAGTTCGGCGAAAACGCATTGATGCGACCGGTAATCCGGTCGTCGAAGCGCGCGCCGATGCAGACCATGACGTCGCAATCATGCATCGTCATGTTGGCTTCGTAGGAACCATGCATGCCCAGCATGCCGAGCCAGTTCTTGCCGGATGCCGGATAGGCGCCGAGACCCATCAGGGTCGAGGTGATCGGGAAACCGGTCAGCTCGACCAGTTCGCGCAGCAAACGGGTGGCTTCCGGGCCGGAGTTGATAACGCCACCGCCAGTGTAAAAAACCGGCTTTTTCGCCTTGGACATCAGCTCGATGGCGGCGTGAATGGCATTGAGATCGCCCTGGACCTTCGGCTTGTAGCTCTTCTGCTGAACGGCGGCAGAGGGCGGCGTGTAGGTGCCGGTGGCGAACTGGATGTCCTTCGGAATATCGACAACGACGGGACCGGGGCGACCGGTCTGCGCGATGCGGAAGGCTTCATGGATAATGCCCGCCAGCTCGTTGACGTCCTTGACCAGCCAATTGTGCTTGGTGCAGGGGCGCGTGATGCCGACGGTATCACATTCCTGGAACGCGTCGGAACCGATCAGCGATGTCGGAACCTGGCCGGACAGGCAGACGAGCGGAATGGAATCCATCAGCGCATCCTGCAGCGGCGTTACCGCATTGGTGGCGCCGGGACCCGAGGTGACGAGCATGACGCCAACCTTGCCGGTGGAGCG
The Agrobacterium cucumeris DNA segment above includes these coding regions:
- a CDS encoding DUF2269 family protein translates to MTLEELLRLAHVIGATVLFGTGAGIAFFMVMARRTANPALIAHVAGTVVIADTIFTATAAIIQPVTGYLLVRIIGWPLTEGWIALSLGLYVFTGIFWLPVVWIQIQLRNIARDCAATGQALPAQWFRLYRIWFACGFPAFFAVLGIIWLMLTKPDITLFG
- a CDS encoding SRPBCC family protein; this translates as MTETFNPDLDLKISRIIRAPRRLVWNAWVDKNSLEQWWVPHPGQCRIEKMELHPGGAFETRYSEDGAAFGDHISGCFLAVDDGERLVFTDALTSGFRPSARPFLTAVMTFRDHPEGMEYVAYAMHRNSVDRDKHAEMGFFDGWNTVAEQLAQLVEKQAAH
- a CDS encoding ArsR/SmtB family transcription factor, whose translation is MENYSDALDDIFQSLADPTRRAVILRLGGGEASIGTLAEPFDMALPSFMKHIRQLEEAGLIVTRKQGRVRFCTLEKQRFSMLDGWLSQQRAIWEGRTDRLEQFVMAQQDRASGKGENDQ
- a CDS encoding COG4315 family predicted lipoprotein, whose product is MSMKIRFIVPALILAFAGTAYAAPAVETVKTDKGNVLAGEKGMTLYTFKNDKKGVSNCYDKCAVNWPPFFAATGAKAEGAYTTVTRKDGKMQWAKDGMPLYYWVKDMKKGDATGDGMNGVWDAAKP
- a CDS encoding RNA polymerase sigma factor; amino-acid sequence: MPQNPDGMNGKTRGSLSPAAGTFEAEVLALIPMLRRYSRSLSRSDADGEDLLQDCVEKALVNKRQWRGTGLKSWAYTIMTNLYRNRHRAEKRHPSESLDGHETIAVTDQLSDTLENDRLHGALALLSPDMRAVLMLVTVEGYSYQEAAEMLSIPLGTVMSRLSRARETLRQQLAADNIIPLRRPR
- a CDS encoding anti-sigma factor family protein, producing the protein MKRPDAITEDDLHAYVDGLLSDDDRAAVEAWLAERPEEQARVRDWKQQADILRNAFASYAAAHPHDASMLSPPKPDRTWRLKPAIAKIAAALMIFAAGAAAGRLLPPSASTPQDVTLASLTTDIPAQAKSAYLIYASEVRHPVEVGAGEQQHLATWLGKRLGYPFAIPDLSRIGYDLVGGRLIPVSGKPGAMLMYQDKTGRRVTVLIGHNEENRTTSFRMASADGIETFYWIDNELGYAVSAELTRDEVQAIAEECYRQFPT
- a CDS encoding LysE family translocator — its product is MTVETFAALVLFAFTTSITPGPNNMMLFTSGVNFGFRRTIPHMLGIGAGFLSLLIGVGFGLGAVLHSVPLLYTGLKFAGGLYLVWIAWKIGTSRSLNEGTAASRPMSFLAAAAFQWVNPKAWVMAVTAMATYTNEAQYFVTVLVVGVAFAAVNLPSVSTWAGFGSALRDWLSVPVRLKWFNITMAVLLVISLWPMLK
- a CDS encoding aldo/keto reductase encodes the protein MYDDIPSVTLPSGKEVPALGLGTWNMGENRSSAPQEIESIRKAIDLGMTLIDTAEMYADGRSEEVVGTAIAGRRDDVFLVSKVYPWNASDKGTVEACERSLARLGTDHIDLYLLHWRGEHPLTETVAAFERLKSDGKIGDWGVSNFDTDDMEELFAVPDGKNCAANQVLYNLSRRGPEFSLLPWCQERGVPLMAYSPIEQGRILKNHELIRIAKAYQATPAQLALAFLLERDGVIAIPKSASASRVEENRGATDLEITDEDWTALDAAFPVPTRKTALEML
- a CDS encoding SRPBCC family protein, yielding MTDIAVPDAYGQLVEPATLKIERLLPGPIDRVWAFLTQSELRRRWLASGEMKLAPDAPFELVWRNDELSDPPGHRPEGFSEEHKMASRIITVVPPHRLVFTWGEGAEVSIELQALGKQVLLTLIHRRLGDRNSKLNISAGWHTHLDILAARLQEKEPGPFWDTWLELKKDYEHRIPS
- a CDS encoding ArsR/SmtB family transcription factor — its product is MVELSVPQLDTVFHALGDATRRTMLRELSRGERTVTQLAAPFDISLAAASKHIKALENAGLIRREVRGRTHICHLAPEPLANAQEWLDYYRQFWNSRLDILEQMLREEDQGKSPADGGNDND
- the ilvN gene encoding acetolactate synthase small subunit, which gives rise to MNAHLQPTGSAYFIQKETAAVENHTLSVLVSNEPGVLARVIGLFSGRGYNIESLTVSETEHEAHLSRITIVTRGTPIVLEQIKAQLERIVPVHRVLDLTVRARELGQERPIEREVALIKVAGTGEVRAEALRLADAFQAKVVDATVEHFIFEITGKSSKIDQFVAIIKPLGLIEICRTGIAAMNRGSQGM
- a CDS encoding acetolactate synthase 3 large subunit → MTDKDNTENSNRMTGAEIVLQALKDNGVEHIFGYPGGAVLPIYDEIFQQEDIQHILVRHEQGAGHAAEGYARSTGKVGVMLVTSGPGATNAVTPLQDALMDSIPLVCLSGQVPTSLIGSDAFQECDTVGITRPCTKHNWLVKDVNELAGIIHEAFRIAQTGRPGPVVVDIPKDIQFATGTYTPPSAAVQQKSYKPKVQGDLNAIHAAIELMSKAKKPVFYTGGGVINSGPEATRLLRELVELTGFPITSTLMGLGAYPASGKNWLGMLGMHGSYEANMTMHDCDVMVCIGARFDDRITGRINAFSPNSKKIHIDIDPSSINKTVRVDVPVIGDVGHVLEDMVRLWRALPKKPEKAQTADWWSQIERWRARNSFAYKNSKDVIMPQYALQRLYEASKGRDTYITTEVGQHQMWAAQFFGFEEPNHWMTSGGLGTMGYGLPAAIGVQVAHPEALVIDIAGDASIQMCIQEMSCAIQYGLPVKIFILNNQYMGMVRQWQQLLHGNRLSNSYTEAMPDFVKLAEAYGAVGMYCDDPKELDDKIAEMIAVNKPVIFDCRVANLANCFPMIPSGKAHNEMLLPDEATDEAVANAIDAKGRQLV